The following coding sequences are from one Zalophus californianus isolate mZalCal1 chromosome 15, mZalCal1.pri.v2, whole genome shotgun sequence window:
- the RASGEF1A gene encoding ras-GEF domain-containing family member 1A isoform X3, with protein sequence MFLEPQETMPQTSIVFSSVLGSSCSGQVQPGMGERGSVAGSSGDLIFQEGRLISGSLEALMEHLVPTVDYYPDRTYIFTFLLSSRVFIPPHDLLARVGQICLERRQQLETGSEKAKLKSFSAKIVQLLKEWTEAFPYDFQDEKAMAELKVITHRVTQCDEENGTVKKAIAQMTQSLLLSLAARNQLQELREKLRSPAMDKGSVLKAKPPATQKDILGVCCDPLVLAQQLTHIELERVSSIHPEDLMQIVSHMDSRDKHRCRGDLTKTYSLEAYDNWFNCLSMLVATEVCRVVKKKHRTRMLEFFIDVARECFNIGNFNSMMAIISGMNLSPVARLKKTWSKVKTAKFDVLEHHMDPSSNFCNYRTALQGATQRSQMANSSREKIVIPVFNLFVKDIYFLHKIHTNHLPNGHVNFKKFWEISRQIHEFMTWTQVECPFEKEKKIQNYLLTAPIYSEEALFIASFESEGPENHMEKDSWKTLRTTLLNRA encoded by the exons ATGTTTCTGGAGCCCCAG gaAACTATGCCCCAGACGTCCATTGTCTTCTCCAGCGTACTCGGGTCCAGCTGTAGTGGACAGGTGCAGCCCGGCATGGGGGAGCGAGGAAGCGTGGCTGGCAGCTCAGGGGACCTCATCTTCCAAGAGGGACGCCTCATCTCTGGGTCCCTGGAGGCCTTGATGGAGCACCTGGTCCCCACAGTGGACTATTACCCGGAT AGGACATACATCTTTACATTTCTCTTGAGCTCCCGGGTCTTCATCCCCCCTCATGACCTGCTGGCCCGCGTGGGGCAGATCTGCCTGGAGCGGAGGCAGCAGCTGGAGACGGGGTCTGAGAAG GCTAAGCTGAAGTCCTTCTCAGCCAAGATTGTACAGCTGTTAAAGGAATGGACGGAGGCCTTCCCCTACGACTTCCAGGATGAGAAGGCCATGGCCGAACTGAAGGTCATCACCCATCGGGTCACACAGTGTGATGAG gaGAACGGCACAGTGAAGAAGGCCATTGCCCAAATGACACAGAGCCTGCTGCTGTCCCTAGCTGCCCGAAACCAGCTTCAGGAGCTGCGGGAGAAGCTCCGCTCACCAGCCATGGACAAAGGGTCTGTCCTCAAGGCTAAGCCGCCAGCCACTCAGAAGGACATCCTGGGCGTGTGCTGCGACCCCTTGGTGCTGGCTCAGCAGCTGACGCATATTGAGCTG GAGAGGGTCAGCAGCATTCACCCTGAGGACCTGATGCAGATCGTCAGCCACATGGACTCTCGGGACAAGCACAGG TGCCGAGGGGACCTGACCAAGACCTATAGCCTGGAGGCCTATGACAACTGGTTCAACTGCCTTAGCATGTTAGTGGCCACCGAGGTGTGCCGG GTGGTGAAGAAGAAGCACCGGACCCGCATGCTAGAGTTCTTTATTGATGTGGCCCGGGAGTGCTTCAACATCGGGAATTTCAACTCCATGATGGCCATCATCT CTGGCATGAACCTCAGTCCTGTGGCGAGGCTGAAGAAAACGTGGTCCAAAGTCAAGACGGCCAAGTTCGACGTCTTGGAG CACCACATGGACCCATCCAGCAACTTCTGCAACTACCGCACCGCCCTGCAGGGGGCCACACAAAGGTCCCAGATGGCCAACAGCAGCCGAGAGAAGATTGTTATCCCTGTATTCAACCTTTTCGTTAAGGACATTTACTTCTTGCACAAAATCCATACCAACCACCTGCCCAATGGGCATGTTAACTTCAAG AAATTTTGGGAGATCTCCAGACAGATCCATGAGTTCATGACATGGACTCAGGTAGAGTGTCCCTTcgagaaggaaaagaagattcAGAATTACCTGCTCACGGCACCCATCTACAGCGAGGAAG CTCTCTTCATCGCCTCCTTTGAAAGTGAAGGTCCTGAAAACCACATGGAAAAAGATAGCTGGAAGACTCTCAG GACCACTCTCCTTAACAGAGCCTGA
- the RASGEF1A gene encoding ras-GEF domain-containing family member 1A isoform X2 — MPFSSSQETMPQTSIVFSSVLGSSCSGQVQPGMGERGSVAGSSGDLIFQEGRLISGSLEALMEHLVPTVDYYPDRTYIFTFLLSSRVFIPPHDLLARVGQICLERRQQLETGSEKAKLKSFSAKIVQLLKEWTEAFPYDFQDEKAMAELKVITHRVTQCDEENGTVKKAIAQMTQSLLLSLAARNQLQELREKLRSPAMDKGSVLKAKPPATQKDILGVCCDPLVLAQQLTHIELERVSSIHPEDLMQIVSHMDSRDKHRCRGDLTKTYSLEAYDNWFNCLSMLVATEVCRVVKKKHRTRMLEFFIDVARECFNIGNFNSMMAIISGMNLSPVARLKKTWSKVKTAKFDVLEHHMDPSSNFCNYRTALQGATQRSQMANSSREKIVIPVFNLFVKDIYFLHKIHTNHLPNGHVNFKKFWEISRQIHEFMTWTQVECPFEKEKKIQNYLLTAPIYSEEALFIASFESEGPENHMEKDSWKTLRTTLLNRA; from the exons atgcctttttcttcttcccaggaAACTATGCCCCAGACGTCCATTGTCTTCTCCAGCGTACTCGGGTCCAGCTGTAGTGGACAGGTGCAGCCCGGCATGGGGGAGCGAGGAAGCGTGGCTGGCAGCTCAGGGGACCTCATCTTCCAAGAGGGACGCCTCATCTCTGGGTCCCTGGAGGCCTTGATGGAGCACCTGGTCCCCACAGTGGACTATTACCCGGAT AGGACATACATCTTTACATTTCTCTTGAGCTCCCGGGTCTTCATCCCCCCTCATGACCTGCTGGCCCGCGTGGGGCAGATCTGCCTGGAGCGGAGGCAGCAGCTGGAGACGGGGTCTGAGAAG GCTAAGCTGAAGTCCTTCTCAGCCAAGATTGTACAGCTGTTAAAGGAATGGACGGAGGCCTTCCCCTACGACTTCCAGGATGAGAAGGCCATGGCCGAACTGAAGGTCATCACCCATCGGGTCACACAGTGTGATGAG gaGAACGGCACAGTGAAGAAGGCCATTGCCCAAATGACACAGAGCCTGCTGCTGTCCCTAGCTGCCCGAAACCAGCTTCAGGAGCTGCGGGAGAAGCTCCGCTCACCAGCCATGGACAAAGGGTCTGTCCTCAAGGCTAAGCCGCCAGCCACTCAGAAGGACATCCTGGGCGTGTGCTGCGACCCCTTGGTGCTGGCTCAGCAGCTGACGCATATTGAGCTG GAGAGGGTCAGCAGCATTCACCCTGAGGACCTGATGCAGATCGTCAGCCACATGGACTCTCGGGACAAGCACAGG TGCCGAGGGGACCTGACCAAGACCTATAGCCTGGAGGCCTATGACAACTGGTTCAACTGCCTTAGCATGTTAGTGGCCACCGAGGTGTGCCGG GTGGTGAAGAAGAAGCACCGGACCCGCATGCTAGAGTTCTTTATTGATGTGGCCCGGGAGTGCTTCAACATCGGGAATTTCAACTCCATGATGGCCATCATCT CTGGCATGAACCTCAGTCCTGTGGCGAGGCTGAAGAAAACGTGGTCCAAAGTCAAGACGGCCAAGTTCGACGTCTTGGAG CACCACATGGACCCATCCAGCAACTTCTGCAACTACCGCACCGCCCTGCAGGGGGCCACACAAAGGTCCCAGATGGCCAACAGCAGCCGAGAGAAGATTGTTATCCCTGTATTCAACCTTTTCGTTAAGGACATTTACTTCTTGCACAAAATCCATACCAACCACCTGCCCAATGGGCATGTTAACTTCAAG AAATTTTGGGAGATCTCCAGACAGATCCATGAGTTCATGACATGGACTCAGGTAGAGTGTCCCTTcgagaaggaaaagaagattcAGAATTACCTGCTCACGGCACCCATCTACAGCGAGGAAG CTCTCTTCATCGCCTCCTTTGAAAGTGAAGGTCCTGAAAACCACATGGAAAAAGATAGCTGGAAGACTCTCAG GACCACTCTCCTTAACAGAGCCTGA
- the RASGEF1A gene encoding ras-GEF domain-containing family member 1A isoform X1, which produces MPQTSIVFSSVLGSSCSGQVQPGMGERGSVAGSSGDLIFQEGRLISGSLEALMEHLVPTVDYYPDRTYIFTFLLSSRVFIPPHDLLARVGQICLERRQQLETGSEKAKLKSFSAKIVQLLKEWTEAFPYDFQDEKAMAELKVITHRVTQCDEENGTVKKAIAQMTQSLLLSLAARNQLQELREKLRSPAMDKGSVLKAKPPATQKDILGVCCDPLVLAQQLTHIELERVSSIHPEDLMQIVSHMDSRDKHRCRGDLTKTYSLEAYDNWFNCLSMLVATEVCRVVKKKHRTRMLEFFIDVARECFNIGNFNSMMAIISGMNLSPVARLKKTWSKVKTAKFDVLEHHMDPSSNFCNYRTALQGATQRSQMANSSREKIVIPVFNLFVKDIYFLHKIHTNHLPNGHVNFKKFWEISRQIHEFMTWTQVECPFEKEKKIQNYLLTAPIYSEEALFIASFESEGPENHMEKDSWKTLRTTLLNRA; this is translated from the exons ATGCCCCAGACGTCCATTGTCTTCTCCAGCGTACTCGGGTCCAGCTGTAGTGGACAGGTGCAGCCCGGCATGGGGGAGCGAGGAAGCGTGGCTGGCAGCTCAGGGGACCTCATCTTCCAAGAGGGACGCCTCATCTCTGGGTCCCTGGAGGCCTTGATGGAGCACCTGGTCCCCACAGTGGACTATTACCCGGAT AGGACATACATCTTTACATTTCTCTTGAGCTCCCGGGTCTTCATCCCCCCTCATGACCTGCTGGCCCGCGTGGGGCAGATCTGCCTGGAGCGGAGGCAGCAGCTGGAGACGGGGTCTGAGAAG GCTAAGCTGAAGTCCTTCTCAGCCAAGATTGTACAGCTGTTAAAGGAATGGACGGAGGCCTTCCCCTACGACTTCCAGGATGAGAAGGCCATGGCCGAACTGAAGGTCATCACCCATCGGGTCACACAGTGTGATGAG gaGAACGGCACAGTGAAGAAGGCCATTGCCCAAATGACACAGAGCCTGCTGCTGTCCCTAGCTGCCCGAAACCAGCTTCAGGAGCTGCGGGAGAAGCTCCGCTCACCAGCCATGGACAAAGGGTCTGTCCTCAAGGCTAAGCCGCCAGCCACTCAGAAGGACATCCTGGGCGTGTGCTGCGACCCCTTGGTGCTGGCTCAGCAGCTGACGCATATTGAGCTG GAGAGGGTCAGCAGCATTCACCCTGAGGACCTGATGCAGATCGTCAGCCACATGGACTCTCGGGACAAGCACAGG TGCCGAGGGGACCTGACCAAGACCTATAGCCTGGAGGCCTATGACAACTGGTTCAACTGCCTTAGCATGTTAGTGGCCACCGAGGTGTGCCGG GTGGTGAAGAAGAAGCACCGGACCCGCATGCTAGAGTTCTTTATTGATGTGGCCCGGGAGTGCTTCAACATCGGGAATTTCAACTCCATGATGGCCATCATCT CTGGCATGAACCTCAGTCCTGTGGCGAGGCTGAAGAAAACGTGGTCCAAAGTCAAGACGGCCAAGTTCGACGTCTTGGAG CACCACATGGACCCATCCAGCAACTTCTGCAACTACCGCACCGCCCTGCAGGGGGCCACACAAAGGTCCCAGATGGCCAACAGCAGCCGAGAGAAGATTGTTATCCCTGTATTCAACCTTTTCGTTAAGGACATTTACTTCTTGCACAAAATCCATACCAACCACCTGCCCAATGGGCATGTTAACTTCAAG AAATTTTGGGAGATCTCCAGACAGATCCATGAGTTCATGACATGGACTCAGGTAGAGTGTCCCTTcgagaaggaaaagaagattcAGAATTACCTGCTCACGGCACCCATCTACAGCGAGGAAG CTCTCTTCATCGCCTCCTTTGAAAGTGAAGGTCCTGAAAACCACATGGAAAAAGATAGCTGGAAGACTCTCAG GACCACTCTCCTTAACAGAGCCTGA